The sequence ACCTCTCACCTCCTTGCTTGCCCTGGACCACCCCCTACAGCACATCTCTTCCAACATTGCCTGTGTCCGCCCCTTTCAAGTTCACTGATGCTCCCCTACGGACCCTTACCACTACCTAGCTCATGTCTCACAACAACCCAATGTGTGGGGGGGgtttcaatttattgatttttttttaaagagagaaagagaaacatcaattttgttgttccacatatttatgcattatttggctgcttcttgtatgtgccctgaccggggatcaaatgtgcaaccttggtgtgtgggaccatgctctaaccaactgagctacccagccaaggcccagTACGTGTTAATATGTGAATGTGCTAGATAGTAAAGTTGAGGGTAGAAGGTAAGGCATTCCAGATAGAACTGATCCAGGAGCTCAGAAACAGCACTCTGTTGCTGGCACATAAATGCTCTATGGTCGATCGAATATCTGTAGCTTCTGCATTGCCTTTGAtgctaataatattttattagaaataaatgcataagCATACATCTACAACAAGCCAACAATTCAACTATAGAAATTACTGTTGGGTAAATGTATGGCTACAAAAGATTTGTTTAAGAATGTTCACAGTCACCATTTTATCCATAATAGCTAATAACTGGGAAGGACCCAAAGGTCAACAGGGGAATGTAAAAACAAATTGTGCTGTGTCCATGTAAGGAACTACCATTTCACAACAAACAGCACTCAACAACACGGCTGGATCTCAATAGCTTACTCTAGGTGATGCAGTCAGACACAAAAAGGGTATATACTGAATTACATATACGGGTgaacaaaagatttacatttgtaaatatgtgaaacacagtttattcttgtattattatttattaattattgtattattttccatacaaacaaatgtaaacctacttttgcccaccctgtatataaacttctagaaagggaaaatgtaaccttagtgacagaaagcagaaaacCTGGGATAAGGGTGAAGGTGTAGGCGGAGATGGGACAGAGAGACTGGGAAAGAGCAGGTTTATTAAAATGCATCAAGCTGTACTCCTGAGGTCTGAGCATTTTTCTATACGTTAATTATACGTATTAAAAATACGTGTTAAGAGCtagaaggaagagaaggcagggaggaaaggagggaggtgaggaagagaGGCAGTCCCATTGTGCGCGTGGTATCTGTGCAATGATCAGGCGTAGAAGCCTTCCCCTGCGAGGAAGGTGGGTTACTCACCACCCACactggaaggaggggaggggactccGGTAGGCGGAGAGAGCGAAAGGCAGGACAAAGGCACGGGCTGTGCAGTTGCTCCTCTCTGACGCCAGGCGGCAGCGGTGTGAGCAAGGGAAGAACTGGCCGTGGTGACCCGGGAAGTTGCGGCGAGGGGGCGGGCCCGGGCGCCGAGTCCATGTGGGCTCCCTTTCGGCGCGGTGCACCGCGGGGTCGCCATGGCGGACTTGCAGCAGCTTCGGGTACAGGAGGCCGTGGACTCCATGGTGAAGACTCTGGAGAAAGAGAATATCCGGAAGATGCAGGTAGCCAGGCGGGAGTCGATTGTGCGGCAACCCGGCGGCCCCACATTCTCGGTCGCTTGCCATGATTCCTAACTCCTTCCTGCAGCAGCCCCGCGATGTCCTGCgcagccgccccctccctgcaAAACCTGGTCTGGGCGTCCTTGGGGTACCCGCGCGCGGCACCCTCGGAAGCAGGCCTTGCCCTCAGGCAGAAACTCTGGAACTTTGGCTGAGCGGATGAAATCTGTGCGTCCTCGAAATGCTCAAGGCCGTTATCACCCAGACCATCACTGGGGTGAGGGGTGTCCCGAGCCAGGGTTAGAGAGCCCCTGGTGCGAGGCTTTggtctcccccaccttcccttttTGCCTGGCCCCTTCTGCAGGTGGGTAGCCAGAGGCTGAAAGAGCACGGCCAAGCTAAAGGACCGGAAAGGTGAAAGTGCTCTGCCTCCTCAATGTCCAGGTCATTAGTGCCCAGTTCTTCGTGGTACAGAGCGTAGGGTATACCAACTGCTTTTATACCCTAAATGTTTTGTGTCTTTTAGTCTTGTCTCCCTAAAAGGATTGTGGATTCCTCTTATAGTGCTCCTTGTCATTGATGGGCTACTCCCTTGTGGAATATATAGACTGCTAGattgctgacctgtgaaccatgTGGTATAGGCGCCTGGTTTTAAGATTTTGGCTTCATCTGACCCACCGCCACCATCCCCATGCACATAGCCCTGTAGGTAACAATTGCATCAGAGCTAGAAGCAAGAAAGTCATGAAACACTCTGCGAGGCACTGAGGATAATTTTCCCATTCGTCGTCTTAAGGTCCTGATGCCTAGTCTAGGGAGAGATACAAATATCGAGACGCTCCTCCCAACCCCTGTAGCACTCCATGGTCATCTTGTTGGGGCTCTCCCTACCtgacctccctctgccccctccccaggccttcaTGTTCCGGTGCAGCGCTGGCTGTTGTGAGGACAGCAAGGCGTCCATGCAGCAGGTGCACCAGTGCATCGAGCGCTGCCACGCGCCTCTGGCTCAAGCCCAGGCCCTGGTTACCAGGGAGTTGGAGAAGTTTCAGGTGAGGAATATCCCAGACAGAGCACTCTGGTCCTTGATGTTGCTCTTTTGTACATAACAAACATTTGTTACAAAACTGTGGGCTTCAGTGTCTTGATTCTGTTAACATTGGTGACAGTGCTGTGATCAACCAGTCTTCAGAGTTTGAAATTTTGGGAAAGTCCTGGAGACTGAATACTGCAAGTATTTCCCATAAAAACAATGAGTTACCAAGGGAGTTTATGACCAAAAACCTTatactttttttctgtagttaacagatagaatatatatttatatatacatatatatattactatatagtACAAAGCTTTCTAAAACACATATTCATTCTTACAATAGCAGAATCCCCAAGAAAGTGGAATAGATAGGTCTTAAAAAGGTACAGAGTAGAGCAAGATCCTTTCATCATTTTGTGAACT is a genomic window of Phyllostomus discolor isolate MPI-MPIP mPhyDis1 chromosome 6, mPhyDis1.pri.v3, whole genome shotgun sequence containing:
- the FAM136A gene encoding protein FAM136A, with amino-acid sequence MADLQQLRVQEAVDSMVKTLEKENIRKMQAFMFRCSAGCCEDSKASMQQVHQCIERCHAPLAQAQALVTRELEKFQDRLARCTMHCNDKAKDSIDAGSKELQVKRQLESCVTKCVDDHMSLIPTMTKKMKESLSSIQI